A genomic region of Sphingobium sp. HWE2-09 contains the following coding sequences:
- a CDS encoding COQ9 family protein encodes MSQAPEDLTLDEIRTLLAPLLARHAAFDGWRAQAVAMAAAEKGVDADIAALAFADGAVDMIDAWFASIDARMIDALPPEELAAMSIRKKIIALIEARLTLLAPDREALRRAIAILALPTNAVRAGKLGWRAADVMWRAAGDTATDLAHYSKRTTLTAVYAATLLVFVDDESEGHADSRAFLARRIENVMQFEKLKAKVKGAGGGERLSLSRFIGRLRYPAI; translated from the coding sequence ATGAGCCAAGCCCCCGAAGACCTGACCCTCGACGAAATCCGCACCTTGCTGGCGCCGTTGCTGGCGCGCCATGCCGCATTCGACGGTTGGCGCGCGCAGGCGGTGGCGATGGCGGCGGCGGAAAAGGGCGTGGATGCCGATATCGCTGCGCTCGCCTTTGCCGATGGTGCGGTCGACATGATCGATGCTTGGTTCGCCAGCATCGACGCGCGCATGATCGACGCACTGCCGCCCGAGGAGTTGGCAGCCATGTCGATCCGCAAGAAGATCATCGCCCTTATTGAAGCCCGGCTGACGCTGCTGGCGCCCGACCGCGAGGCGCTGCGCCGCGCGATCGCGATCCTGGCGCTGCCGACCAATGCGGTGCGCGCGGGCAAGCTGGGCTGGCGCGCGGCGGATGTGATGTGGCGCGCGGCGGGCGACACCGCCACGGACCTCGCCCATTATAGCAAGCGCACCACGCTGACCGCCGTCTATGCCGCGACCCTGCTGGTGTTCGTGGACGATGAAAGTGAAGGCCATGCCGACAGCCGCGCCTTCCTGGCCCGCCGGATCGAGAATGTCATGCAGTTCGAAAAGCTGAAAGCCAAGGTCAAGGGCGCTGGCGGCGGCGAGCGGCTCAGCCTGTCGCGATTCATCGGGCGGCTGCGCTATCCCGCGATTTGA
- a CDS encoding FeoA family protein, translated as MRLTELPLRQPAYVDLIDWSALSPSEGQRLREFGLCEGASVEALHHGGIFVKGPIACRIGRMTIAMRRSHAAAVTVRTGPERAA; from the coding sequence GTGCGTTTGACCGAATTGCCGTTGCGCCAACCCGCTTATGTCGACCTGATCGATTGGTCCGCCCTGTCGCCATCCGAAGGCCAGCGGCTGCGCGAGTTCGGCCTGTGTGAAGGGGCCAGCGTGGAAGCGCTGCACCATGGCGGCATCTTCGTCAAAGGCCCGATCGCCTGCCGCATCGGTCGCATGACCATCGCGATGCGGCGCAGCCATGCCGCCGCCGTCACGGTGCGCACCGGGCCGGAGCGTGCGGCATGA
- the feoB gene encoding ferrous iron transporter B has product MSGLPLIALVGNPNAGKSALFNALTGARQKLGNYPGVTVERKAGRLALSDGRPVELVDLPGTYSLDPGSPDEQVTRDVVMGKQVGEKRPDALVIVVDAANLDNHLRFALELLALGLPTIVALNMVDLATRDGLELDAAVLARELGVPVISTVAVRKRGLEHLREELEGLLNGAPKAYPAPVVERDFDAVRKEAGRIARAAIVRETPSRRLTAAVDRVALHPVFGLILLLGLLFVMFQSVYSWSETPVAMIEGLAEAIANAVRASLPDGILRSFLIDGVIHGVGSVVVFLPLILILFFFILMLEATGYMVRAAFLMDGLMARVGLSGRAFIPLLSSFACAIPGIMATRTIADPKDRLTTILIAPLMTCSARLPVYAVIIGAFIPARDVFPGVGLQGFVLFTLYLAGIVGAMLVALLLRRTVTKGASGGFLMEMPKYQWPRPQDILLGLWQRAVIFLKRAGTIIFASTVILWLLLSFPRVPDGDPTSQVDHSIAGRIASGLNVVLEPIGFNRDISLALIPAMAAREVAVSALATVYSIDAGDDEALLERSLGDRLKDQWPLPTALAFLAWFIFAPQCISTIAVTRRETNGWKWPLFMVGYLFALAYVAAGITYWTATAMGLG; this is encoded by the coding sequence ATGAGCGGCCTGCCGCTGATCGCGCTGGTCGGCAATCCCAATGCGGGCAAGAGCGCGCTGTTCAACGCGCTGACCGGCGCGCGGCAGAAGCTGGGCAATTATCCCGGCGTCACGGTGGAGCGCAAGGCGGGGCGGCTGGCGCTGTCGGACGGTCGCCCGGTCGAACTGGTCGACCTGCCCGGCACCTACAGCCTGGACCCCGGCAGCCCGGACGAGCAGGTCACGCGCGACGTGGTGATGGGCAAGCAGGTCGGGGAAAAGCGGCCCGACGCGCTGGTAATCGTGGTCGACGCCGCCAATCTGGACAATCATCTGCGCTTCGCGCTCGAACTGCTGGCGCTGGGCCTGCCGACGATCGTTGCCTTGAACATGGTCGATCTGGCGACGCGCGACGGTCTGGAACTGGACGCGGCGGTGCTGGCGCGCGAACTGGGCGTGCCGGTGATATCGACCGTGGCGGTGCGCAAGCGCGGGCTGGAGCATCTGCGCGAGGAATTGGAAGGGCTGCTGAACGGTGCGCCCAAGGCCTATCCGGCTCCGGTGGTCGAACGGGATTTCGATGCCGTGCGCAAGGAAGCGGGGCGGATCGCCCGCGCGGCGATCGTGCGCGAAACGCCGTCCCGCCGCCTGACCGCGGCAGTGGACCGCGTGGCGCTGCACCCCGTCTTCGGCCTCATCCTGCTGCTCGGCCTGTTGTTCGTCATGTTCCAGTCGGTCTATAGCTGGTCCGAAACGCCGGTGGCCATGATCGAGGGTCTTGCCGAAGCGATCGCCAATGCCGTGCGCGCATCCCTGCCCGACGGCATCCTCCGCTCCTTCCTGATCGATGGCGTCATTCACGGCGTCGGATCGGTGGTGGTGTTCCTGCCGTTGATTCTGATCCTCTTCTTCTTCATCCTGATGCTGGAGGCGACCGGCTATATGGTGCGGGCCGCCTTCCTGATGGACGGGTTGATGGCCAGGGTCGGCCTGTCGGGCCGGGCCTTCATCCCCCTTCTCTCCTCCTTCGCTTGCGCCATTCCCGGCATCATGGCGACGCGCACGATCGCCGATCCCAAGGACCGGCTGACGACGATCCTGATCGCGCCGCTGATGACCTGCTCGGCGCGGCTGCCGGTCTATGCCGTCATCATCGGCGCGTTCATCCCGGCGCGCGACGTGTTTCCGGGCGTGGGCCTGCAGGGCTTCGTCCTTTTCACCCTCTATCTGGCGGGCATCGTCGGCGCGATGCTGGTCGCGCTGCTGCTGCGCAGGACCGTGACCAAGGGGGCCAGTGGAGGCTTCCTGATGGAAATGCCGAAATATCAGTGGCCCCGCCCGCAGGATATCCTGCTGGGCCTGTGGCAGCGGGCAGTGATCTTCCTCAAGCGCGCGGGCACGATCATCTTCGCGTCGACCGTGATCCTGTGGCTGCTTTTGAGCTTCCCGCGCGTGCCTGATGGCGATCCCACCAGCCAGGTCGATCATTCGATCGCCGGGCGGATCGCCAGCGGCCTGAATGTCGTGCTGGAGCCGATCGGCTTCAATCGCGACATTTCGCTGGCGCTGATCCCGGCGATGGCGGCGCGCGAAGTGGCGGTGTCCGCGCTCGCCACCGTCTATTCGATCGATGCGGGCGATGACGAGGCGCTGCTGGAACGGAGCCTGGGCGACCGGTTGAAGGATCAATGGCCGCTGCCCACCGCGCTCGCCTTCCTCGCCTGGTTCATCTTCGCGCCGCAATGCATTTCCACCATCGCCGTGACCCGGCGGGAGACGAATGGCTGGAAATGGCCGCTGTTCATGGTCGGCTATCTGTTTGCGCTGGCCTATGTCGCGGCGGGCATCACCTACTGGACCGCAACCGCGATGGGTTTGGGGTAG
- the ssb gene encoding single-stranded DNA-binding protein, which translates to MAGSVNKVILIGNLGADPEVKSFQNGGKVCNLRIATSESWKDRMTGEKKERTEWHTVAIFSEGLVGVAERFLRKGSKVYIEGQLRTRKWQDQSGNDRYSTEVVLQGLGSVLTMLDGAPGGGGQGGGGRSQGVSDWGASQGSSGFGGGDYDDFGGGSGGGNQGGGFGGGRSQGGAGGGRAGSPNFDNDLDDEVPF; encoded by the coding sequence ATGGCAGGGTCTGTCAACAAGGTCATTCTGATCGGCAATCTGGGCGCCGACCCGGAGGTCAAGAGCTTCCAGAATGGCGGCAAGGTGTGCAACCTGCGCATTGCGACGTCCGAAAGCTGGAAGGATCGCATGACCGGCGAGAAGAAAGAGCGCACCGAATGGCATACGGTGGCGATCTTTTCCGAAGGGCTGGTCGGTGTCGCCGAACGTTTCCTGCGCAAGGGGAGCAAGGTCTATATCGAGGGCCAGTTGCGCACCCGCAAATGGCAGGACCAGTCGGGTAATGACCGTTATTCGACCGAAGTCGTGTTGCAGGGGCTTGGCTCTGTCCTGACGATGCTGGATGGCGCGCCGGGTGGCGGCGGCCAGGGCGGCGGCGGTCGCTCGCAGGGCGTGAGCGATTGGGGCGCGAGCCAGGGGTCGAGCGGCTTTGGCGGCGGCGATTATGATGATTTTGGCGGCGGATCGGGCGGCGGCAACCAGGGCGGCGGCTTTGGCGGCGGACGCAGCCAGGGCGGCGCTGGCGGCGGCCGGGCGGGCAGCCCCAATTTCGACAATGATCTGGACGACGAAGTGCCGTTCTGA